The Actinomycetota bacterium genome window below encodes:
- a CDS encoding YraN family protein, whose product MRQRPNQRLGTAGEDLAAAYLRERGYRIAARNWRPHGVQLRGEVDIVAVRGDVLAFVEVKTRRGERFGGPLEAVTWRKQARIRALATAYLQQAGAGRWVVRFDVIGVVTRAAQAPTVVHVPAAF is encoded by the coding sequence ATGCGCCAACGTCCCAACCAGCGGCTGGGCACGGCCGGTGAGGACCTCGCCGCCGCGTACCTGCGTGAACGCGGCTACCGCATCGCGGCCCGGAACTGGAGGCCGCACGGCGTCCAGCTGCGCGGGGAGGTCGACATCGTCGCCGTCCGCGGTGACGTGCTCGCGTTCGTGGAGGTCAAGACCCGCCGTGGGGAACGCTTCGGGGGGCCGCTCGAGGCGGTGACGTGGCGGAAGCAGGCCCGGATCCGGGCGCTGGCGACCGCCTACCTGCAACAGGCGGGAGCCGGGCGCTGGGTGGTGCGCTTCGACGTGATCGGCGTCGTGACACGCGCCGCGCAGGCGCCCACCGTCGTGCACGTCCCGGCGGCGTTCTGA